Proteins from a genomic interval of Medicago truncatula cultivar Jemalong A17 chromosome 3, MtrunA17r5.0-ANR, whole genome shotgun sequence:
- the LOC120579577 gene encoding non-specific lipid-transfer protein — MVLGMLVATLDARQIDDGVGPATPTSYCCAGITDLNQKANTTQIRRDVCNCLKPAASRFGVNPDRSKQLPTLCNITLNVPFDPSVDCNTVQ, encoded by the exons ATGGTTTTAGGCATGCTAGTAGCAACATTAGATGCACGCCAAATTGATGAC GGAGTTGGCCCTGCTACACCAACTAGTTATTGTTGTGCAGGAATAACTGATTTAAATCAAAAGGCTAACACCACTCAGATTCGGAGGGATGTGTGCAATTGTCTCAAACCGGCTGCATCAAGATTCGGAGTTAACCCAGATAGATCAAAACAACTACCAACTCTTTGCAACATTACTCTCAATGTTCCTTTTGATCCAAGCGTCGATTGCAACAC GGTTCAATGA
- the LOC120579579 gene encoding non-specific lipid-transfer protein produces the protein MLRKKIISLSMLVMVLGMLVATLDARQIDDGVGPATPTSYCCAGITDLNQKANTTQIRRDVCNCLKPAASRFGVNPDRSKQLPTLCNITLNVPFDPSVDCNTVQ, from the exons atgttgaGGAAGAaaattatttctctttctaTGCTTGTGATGGTTTTAGGCATGCTAGTAGCAACATTAGATGCACGCCAAATTGATGAC GGAGTTGGCCCTGCTACACCAACTAGTTATTGTTGTGCAGGAATAACTGATTTAAATCAAAAGGCTAACACCACTCAGATTCGGAGGGATGTGTGCAATTGTCTCAAACCGGCTGCATCAAGATTCGGAGTTAACCCAGATAGATCAAAACAACTACCAACTCTTTGCAACATTACTCTCAATGTTCCTTTTGATCCAAGCGTCGATTGCAACAC GGTTCAATGA